In a genomic window of Nodosilinea sp. E11:
- the acsF gene encoding magnesium-protoporphyrin IX monomethyl ester (oxidative) cyclase — MVTALPQPAPQPSSNQVKTAIEENLLSPRFYITDFDKAATMDLSLEEEGIQAMLNEMRADYNRYHFNRDDSFHQSWDHIQGDERKAFVDYLERSCVSEFSGFLLFKELSRRIKDRSPVLAEIFSLMARDEARHAGFLNKCMQDFHISLDLAKLTKNRTYTFFPVEWIVYAVYLSEKIGYWRYILIYRHLEQHPEHSFYPLFNYFESWCQDENRHGDIFKALVRSQPQMWQTWKGRLWSRFFLLSVFATHSLTVHERAKFYEMLGLDATNFDKEVVRKTNDTAARAFPVYLNVDHPEFFPRLERSAARNLKIKQLTESAAPQWLKQLRKLPLVLGIVGDLLRLYLIKPLNAESLRGTIR; from the coding sequence ATGGTGACTGCTCTCCCTCAGCCTGCGCCTCAGCCCAGCTCTAACCAGGTCAAGACCGCCATCGAAGAAAACCTGCTGTCGCCTCGGTTTTACATCACCGACTTTGACAAAGCCGCCACGATGGATCTGTCCTTAGAAGAAGAAGGGATCCAGGCCATGCTCAACGAAATGCGGGCCGACTACAACCGCTACCACTTCAACCGCGACGACTCCTTTCACCAAAGCTGGGACCACATTCAGGGCGACGAACGCAAGGCCTTTGTCGATTATCTGGAGCGATCATGCGTCTCAGAATTTTCGGGCTTTTTGCTGTTTAAAGAGCTGTCGCGACGGATCAAAGACCGCAGCCCAGTACTGGCCGAAATCTTTAGCCTGATGGCCCGCGACGAGGCGCGCCACGCCGGGTTTCTCAACAAGTGCATGCAAGACTTCCACATTTCTCTCGATCTGGCCAAGCTGACCAAAAACCGTACCTACACTTTCTTTCCGGTAGAGTGGATTGTCTATGCCGTCTACCTCTCTGAAAAAATTGGCTACTGGCGCTACATCCTGATCTACCGCCACCTAGAGCAGCACCCCGAGCACAGCTTCTACCCGCTGTTTAACTACTTCGAGAGCTGGTGCCAAGATGAAAACCGCCACGGCGATATCTTTAAAGCCCTGGTGCGATCGCAGCCCCAGATGTGGCAAACCTGGAAAGGCCGCCTTTGGAGCCGATTCTTCTTGCTGTCGGTGTTTGCCACCCACAGCCTCACTGTCCATGAGCGGGCCAAATTTTACGAAATGCTGGGCCTCGACGCCACCAATTTTGACAAAGAAGTAGTGCGCAAAACCAACGACACCGCCGCCCGCGCCTTCCCCGTCTATCTCAATGTCGATCATCCCGAATTTTTCCCCCGCCTAGAACGGTCTGCCGCCCGCAATCTAAAGATTAAGCAGCTAACCGAAAGCGCTGCTCCTCAATGGCTAAAACAACTGCGTAAGCTACCCCTGGTGTTAGGAATTGTGGGCGACCTGCTGCGGCTTTACCTAATTAAACCGCTAAACGCAGAATCCCTGCGCGGTACGATTCGATAA